The Sinomicrobium kalidii genome contains a region encoding:
- a CDS encoding BatA domain-containing protein has product MHFKHPEILWALFLLLIPVLVHLFQLRKFRKTPFTNVKFLKAIQLRTRKSSQVKKWLVLASRLFLLTGLILAFAQPYTRESEDSGKPQETVIYLDNSFSMQARGARGELLTQAVGDLLSGENSNGTVSLFTNNISFRETSIAEIKQELLQLDYAPNSPDPQSVLLKGQHLFSRDTATRKNLVLISDFQGWTQDMLPHNDSLIRYHLVQLSPQNIQNISVDSVYISDRMASPLQLTVLLSGNDSTNLTLPVALHDKNTLIAKTTAGFDNSNRAEAVFRIPGDKNINGSITIEDDGLWYDNTMYFNLNTGEKVNVLAINQTEDDFLEKIFTDEEFRFIAADYNQLDFSLIPHQDLIILNGLNTVPRPLLSALKAFHDDGKSILIIPSGNIDKVSHNQLFKYLKIGTISKTYDDVFSYKNTNSGKQHGTARNLTDTISGNRKKITDIHFAHPLYRDVFESRKNQLTNFRYPEATKAYDLVTDANTVLAFEDSSPFLAEKNRVYFFTASLDPDQSDFRNSPLIVPTLYNIGKSALQTPRLFYRIGQSNTIDIKKREGFTRDAIVALEKDGETYIPLQRAFPDKIQITTGEVPVKDGIYGIKSTDSILQHISFNYDRRESNLLSPALSPGGSSVYNTAGDALGEIKNTGSIRELWKWFVIFAIVFLVIETLLLKYFK; this is encoded by the coding sequence ATGCATTTTAAACATCCTGAGATACTTTGGGCATTATTTTTACTGCTTATTCCGGTACTGGTACACCTTTTTCAGCTCAGGAAGTTCCGGAAAACCCCTTTCACCAACGTAAAGTTCCTCAAAGCAATACAGTTAAGGACCCGCAAAAGTTCACAGGTAAAAAAATGGCTCGTACTGGCCAGCAGGTTATTCCTGCTCACCGGCCTTATCCTGGCTTTTGCACAACCCTATACCCGGGAGAGTGAAGATTCCGGTAAACCACAGGAAACCGTGATCTACCTGGACAATTCCTTCAGTATGCAGGCCCGGGGTGCGAGGGGCGAATTGCTCACACAGGCCGTCGGAGACCTCTTGTCCGGCGAAAACAGCAACGGCACCGTGTCTCTTTTCACCAACAATATTTCTTTTCGGGAAACGAGCATCGCCGAAATAAAGCAGGAATTACTGCAACTGGACTACGCTCCCAACAGCCCTGACCCGCAATCGGTACTCCTCAAAGGGCAGCATCTGTTCAGCCGGGATACGGCCACCCGGAAAAATCTTGTCCTGATCTCCGATTTTCAGGGATGGACGCAAGACATGCTGCCACACAACGATTCCCTTATCCGTTATCACCTGGTGCAACTGTCTCCCCAAAACATACAGAACATATCGGTTGACAGTGTTTATATTTCAGACCGTATGGCTTCTCCCCTGCAACTCACGGTACTTTTGTCCGGGAACGACAGTACAAACCTCACGCTTCCCGTGGCACTCCACGATAAAAACACCCTTATCGCAAAGACGACGGCAGGCTTCGATAACTCCAACCGGGCCGAAGCGGTATTCCGCATCCCCGGGGACAAAAATATAAACGGGAGCATAACGATAGAAGACGATGGATTATGGTATGATAATACCATGTATTTCAATCTCAATACAGGAGAAAAAGTCAACGTCCTTGCCATCAACCAAACGGAAGACGACTTCCTCGAAAAGATTTTTACCGACGAAGAATTCAGGTTCATTGCCGCAGATTACAACCAGCTCGATTTCAGCCTGATCCCTCACCAGGATCTGATCATCTTGAACGGATTAAACACTGTTCCCCGTCCCCTTCTGTCTGCACTTAAAGCCTTCCACGACGACGGGAAAAGTATTTTAATTATACCTTCAGGTAATATAGACAAGGTTTCTCATAATCAATTATTTAAATATTTAAAAATAGGCACTATAAGCAAAACTTATGATGATGTTTTTTCCTACAAAAATACAAATTCAGGGAAACAACACGGTACAGCCCGTAACCTGACGGATACCATCTCCGGAAACCGGAAAAAAATCACGGATATCCACTTTGCCCACCCGCTTTACCGGGATGTTTTTGAAAGCCGGAAAAATCAGCTTACCAACTTCCGGTACCCCGAAGCAACAAAAGCTTACGACCTCGTTACCGATGCAAATACCGTTCTTGCTTTTGAAGACAGCAGCCCCTTCCTGGCCGAAAAAAACCGCGTGTATTTTTTTACCGCTTCCCTGGACCCCGATCAATCCGATTTCAGGAACTCTCCCCTTATTGTCCCCACGCTATACAACATAGGAAAATCGGCACTGCAAACGCCCCGCCTCTTTTATCGCATTGGGCAAAGTAACACTATCGATATTAAAAAACGGGAGGGCTTTACCCGGGATGCCATTGTTGCCCTGGAAAAAGACGGGGAAACCTATATTCCCCTGCAAAGGGCCTTTCCTGATAAAATACAGATCACAACGGGTGAAGTCCCCGTAAAGGACGGGATATACGGTATTAAAAGTACAGACAGCATTTTACAGCACATCAGTTTTAATTACGACAGGCGGGAAAGCAACCTGCTCTCCCCCGCCCTTTCACCTGGCGGATCTTCCGTTTACAACACTGCCGGAGATGCCCTCGGGGAAATAAAAAATACCGGCAGTATCCGTGAGCTTTGGAAATGGTTTGTTATTTTTGCCATCGTATTCCTGGTGATAGAAACACTTCTTTTAAAATATTTTAAATGA
- a CDS encoding cob(I)yrinic acid a,c-diamide adenosyltransferase encodes MKIYTKTGDKGTTALFGGTRVPKHHIRIETYGTVDELNSWIGLVRDQEAGDQQKILLAIQDRLFTLGAILATDPEKAMLKSGKKRLDIPTISPEDVETLEKEIDRMNEELPPMTHFVLPGGHTTVSYCHITRCVCRRAERLATQLYDIEPFDDSVLQYLNRLSDYLFVLARKLSHTLKAEEIKWVPRKGDRG; translated from the coding sequence ATGAAAATATACACCAAGACCGGAGACAAGGGCACTACGGCCCTTTTCGGGGGCACCAGGGTCCCGAAACACCATATACGCATAGAAACTTACGGTACGGTAGACGAGCTCAATTCCTGGATCGGACTGGTAAGGGACCAGGAAGCCGGTGACCAGCAAAAAATATTGCTGGCCATTCAGGACCGGCTGTTCACCCTGGGGGCCATACTGGCCACAGATCCGGAAAAAGCCATGTTAAAAAGCGGAAAAAAACGACTGGACATCCCCACAATTTCACCCGAAGATGTAGAAACCCTGGAAAAGGAAATAGACCGCATGAATGAAGAACTTCCCCCCATGACACATTTTGTTCTTCCCGGCGGGCACACTACAGTGTCATATTGTCATATAACCCGGTGTGTTTGCCGCAGGGCAGAAAGACTGGCCACACAACTCTATGACATAGAACCTTTTGACGATAGTGTGCTTCAATATCTCAACCGTCTTTCAGATTATCTCTTTGTATTGGCACGAAAGTTGTCTCACACCTTAAAAGCAGAGGAAATAAAATGGGTGCCCCGCAAAGGAGACCGGGGATAA
- a CDS encoding Gfo/Idh/MocA family protein, translating into MKRRKFIKNSALATAGITTMSTMGFTAQSYNRIMGANDRLHIAIMGLGRRLGAYVPPISRKESNVELLYLCDVMKSQREKAAERFAEHLDYNPKLENSIFKILEDKKVDAIINATPDHWHGPGTWLAVEAGKHVYVEKPCSHNPKEGELLVAYQKKYNKVIQMGNQQRSSDPSIEIIREIHEGIIGNPYLAVAHYANSRGEVIVPSKAPVPEGLDWDLFQGPSPRKEYMHDTWNYNWHWYGWDFGTAETGNNATHELDIARWALQVEFPNKVMVNAEKRHWPEDGWSMYDTMDATFEFGDDKKTIKWDGKSRNGYNTYGKGRGTIIYGTEGTVFVDREGYELFDRSGKLVKERKSGGSEAGTQLGGGGDMSTTHMVNFFETIRGKEKQRSPIDEGAKSTLLCHLANMAYRAGETLECNPANGHITNSEKGRALWGRTYEPGWEPQQLL; encoded by the coding sequence ATGAAACGAAGAAAATTTATAAAAAACTCCGCCCTGGCCACTGCCGGGATCACCACCATGAGTACCATGGGCTTTACGGCCCAAAGTTATAACCGTATCATGGGGGCCAACGACCGGCTCCACATAGCCATTATGGGACTGGGAAGAAGGCTTGGCGCTTATGTACCTCCCATTTCAAGGAAAGAGAGCAACGTAGAACTGCTATACCTTTGCGACGTTATGAAATCGCAACGGGAAAAAGCGGCGGAACGTTTCGCTGAACACCTGGACTACAATCCCAAGCTGGAAAACAGCATATTTAAAATACTGGAAGACAAAAAAGTAGATGCCATTATCAATGCCACACCGGACCATTGGCACGGACCGGGCACCTGGCTGGCTGTAGAGGCCGGGAAACACGTTTATGTGGAAAAACCATGCAGTCATAACCCCAAAGAGGGGGAACTGCTGGTGGCCTATCAGAAAAAATACAACAAAGTGATCCAGATGGGCAACCAGCAACGGTCTTCCGACCCCAGCATAGAGATTATCAGGGAAATACACGAAGGTATTATCGGCAACCCCTACCTGGCTGTAGCCCATTATGCAAATAGCCGTGGCGAAGTTATTGTCCCTTCAAAAGCCCCTGTTCCCGAAGGACTGGACTGGGACCTCTTTCAAGGCCCATCGCCCCGAAAAGAATACATGCACGACACCTGGAATTATAACTGGCACTGGTACGGCTGGGACTTCGGTACGGCAGAAACCGGGAACAATGCCACTCATGAACTTGACATCGCCCGCTGGGCCCTCCAGGTGGAATTTCCGAACAAGGTCATGGTCAATGCCGAAAAACGCCACTGGCCGGAAGACGGATGGAGCATGTATGACACTATGGACGCCACTTTCGAATTCGGGGACGACAAAAAGACCATAAAATGGGACGGCAAAAGCCGTAACGGATACAACACCTACGGTAAAGGCCGCGGAACCATCATTTACGGTACGGAAGGGACCGTATTTGTAGACCGGGAAGGCTATGAACTCTTTGACCGGAGCGGAAAACTGGTAAAGGAGCGTAAATCCGGCGGATCGGAAGCCGGAACCCAGCTTGGCGGCGGCGGGGATATGTCTACCACACATATGGTAAATTTCTTCGAAACCATCAGAGGAAAGGAAAAACAACGATCTCCGATAGACGAAGGCGCCAAAAGCACCCTTTTGTGCCACCTGGCCAATATGGCATACCGCGCGGGAGAAACCCTCGAATGTAACCCCGCAAACGGACATATTACCAATAGCGAAAAAGGACGTGCCCTATGGGGAAGAACCTACGAACCCGGATGGGAACCGCAACAACTGTTGTAA
- a CDS encoding RNA polymerase sigma factor produces MANRNDDYYIRQVTGGNTDAFAPLVERYKEMVFTLALKMLKNREEAEEVAQDVFVTCYRSLSGFRGKSKFSTWLYKITYNRCLDVLKSKKRHVVSGTVDAISGVEENELNILQQIAENDRNTAIRKAIRLLPEDEQVLVHLYYFEELTVKEIAKTVHLSATNVKVKLFRSRKFLYRILENNSIIRE; encoded by the coding sequence ATGGCCAACCGCAACGACGATTACTACATCCGGCAGGTTACCGGGGGAAATACCGATGCTTTTGCACCTCTTGTGGAAAGGTATAAGGAGATGGTCTTCACCCTGGCCCTGAAGATGTTGAAAAACAGGGAAGAAGCGGAGGAAGTGGCCCAGGATGTCTTTGTGACGTGTTATCGCTCCCTGTCCGGATTCCGTGGAAAGTCGAAATTTTCCACCTGGTTGTACAAGATCACGTATAACCGTTGTCTGGACGTTTTAAAATCAAAAAAGCGGCATGTGGTTTCCGGTACTGTAGACGCGATCAGCGGAGTTGAAGAAAATGAACTGAACATTTTACAGCAAATTGCCGAGAACGACAGGAATACGGCCATCAGGAAAGCTATCCGGTTACTTCCGGAAGATGAGCAGGTACTGGTACACCTGTACTATTTTGAGGAACTGACTGTGAAAGAAATTGCAAAAACAGTACATTTGAGTGCGACCAATGTAAAGGTGAAATTATTCCGGAGCAGGAAGTTCCTCTACCGGATATTGGAAAACAACAGTATAATCAGGGAATGA
- the secA gene encoding preprotein translocase subunit SecA, producing the protein MSLLNSVLKVFVGDKAKKDIKEIQPLVDKIKTFEQQLSALSNDELREKTVDFRSRIQEARTSFDEKIAQLQSEANASEDIDRKEDIYTEIDKLNDDAYKATEAKLNEILPEAFAVVKETAKRFANNETLTVTASPFDRELSAEKEYITIEGDNAIWQNSWDAAGKEVTWDMVHYDVQLVGGVALHQGKIAEMQTGEGKTLVATLPMYLNALTGRGVHLVTVNDYLAKRDSAWMAPLFEFHGLSVDCIDKHQPNSDGRRKAYNADITYGTNNEFGFDYLRDNMAHTPNDLVQRPHNYAIVDEVDSVLIDDARTPLIISGPVPQGDRHEFNELKPAVADIVQKQRQYLTGVLAEAKKLIAEGNTKDGGFLLLRVHRGLPKNKALIKFLSEEGVKQILQKTENHYMQDNNREMPKVDAELLFVIDEKNNQIDLTDGGVEYLSGDTDPDFFIMPDIGTEIAKIEKQDLPVEEEAELKEQLFKEFGVKSERIHTMNQLLKAYTLFEKDTEYVVMDNKVMIVDEQTGRIMEGRRYSDGLHQAIEAKENVKIEDATQTFATVTLQNYFRMYRKLSGMTGTAVTEAGEFWEIYKLDVVEIPTNKPIARHDRQDLIYKTKREKYNAVIEEVTQLSGAGRPVLIGTTSVEISELLSKMLTLRKVPHNVLNAKMHKKEADIVAEAGKSGVVTIATNMAGRGTDIKLTEEVKKAGGLAIIGTERHDSRRVDRQLRGRSGRQGDPGSTQFYVSLEDNLMRLFGSERVAKMMDRMGLKEGEVIQHSMMTKSIERAQKKVEENNFGIRKRLLEYDDVMNAQREVVYKRRRHALQGQRLKVDIANMIFDISEAISETNKAASDYKNFEYELIKFFSLVSPVSEEEFNKMSFQEIAGKIYKAAYQHYSEKIERNAATAFPVIKNVYENQSDKFERIVVPFTDGTKTLNVVTNLKDAYESNGKKLIADFEKNITLAIIDDAWKTHLRKMDELKQSVQLAVHEQKDPLLIYKFEAFELFKGMMDSVNKEVITFLFKGELPTQDTSSIQEARETRKRENYETSKEEVLNSDEMAARNRQAGQAQSQRPQVTETIVRDKPKIGRNDRVTIKNVMSGESQTMKYKQAEPLIKKGEWVLTGEE; encoded by the coding sequence ATGAGTTTACTGAATTCTGTTCTCAAAGTCTTTGTAGGAGATAAGGCGAAGAAAGACATCAAAGAGATACAGCCATTAGTGGATAAGATCAAGACGTTTGAACAACAACTGTCTGCATTATCCAACGACGAACTCCGGGAAAAAACCGTAGACTTCAGGTCCCGGATACAGGAAGCAAGGACTTCTTTTGACGAAAAAATAGCACAACTGCAAAGCGAAGCGAACGCATCGGAAGACATAGATCGCAAAGAAGATATCTACACCGAGATCGACAAACTCAATGACGATGCCTACAAGGCCACTGAAGCAAAACTCAACGAAATACTTCCCGAGGCCTTTGCCGTAGTCAAGGAAACCGCAAAACGATTTGCCAATAACGAAACCCTTACCGTAACCGCTTCTCCCTTCGACAGGGAATTATCTGCCGAAAAAGAATACATCACCATAGAAGGCGACAATGCCATCTGGCAGAATTCCTGGGATGCGGCCGGCAAGGAAGTGACCTGGGACATGGTACACTACGATGTACAGCTCGTAGGTGGTGTAGCCCTCCACCAGGGGAAAATTGCAGAAATGCAGACCGGGGAAGGTAAAACCCTTGTTGCTACACTCCCCATGTACCTCAATGCCCTTACCGGCAGAGGAGTACATTTGGTTACCGTAAACGATTACCTGGCCAAAAGGGACAGCGCCTGGATGGCCCCCCTGTTCGAGTTCCACGGTCTTTCCGTAGATTGTATAGACAAGCACCAGCCCAATTCCGACGGGCGAAGAAAAGCATACAATGCAGATATCACCTACGGTACCAACAACGAATTCGGCTTTGACTACCTCCGGGACAATATGGCCCATACGCCGAACGACCTCGTGCAGCGCCCTCACAATTACGCCATAGTCGATGAGGTCGATTCCGTACTTATCGATGATGCCCGTACCCCGCTTATTATTTCCGGGCCCGTACCCCAGGGCGACAGGCACGAATTTAACGAGCTGAAACCCGCAGTTGCCGATATTGTACAGAAACAACGCCAGTACCTGACAGGTGTACTCGCCGAAGCCAAAAAACTCATTGCCGAAGGAAACACCAAAGACGGAGGTTTTCTCCTGCTCCGAGTGCACCGGGGACTCCCGAAAAACAAAGCGCTTATCAAGTTCCTCAGTGAAGAGGGCGTAAAACAAATCCTGCAAAAGACCGAGAACCACTACATGCAGGACAACAACAGGGAAATGCCCAAGGTCGATGCCGAACTGCTCTTTGTTATTGACGAAAAGAACAACCAGATAGACCTTACGGACGGAGGGGTAGAATACCTTTCCGGGGATACGGACCCGGACTTCTTTATTATGCCTGACATAGGTACCGAAATCGCAAAGATCGAAAAACAGGACCTCCCCGTAGAAGAAGAAGCCGAACTCAAAGAACAGCTTTTCAAGGAATTCGGGGTGAAAAGTGAACGTATCCACACCATGAACCAGCTGCTCAAAGCGTACACCCTGTTTGAGAAAGATACGGAATACGTGGTTATGGACAACAAGGTGATGATCGTAGATGAGCAGACCGGACGTATTATGGAAGGGCGACGTTACTCTGACGGACTCCACCAGGCCATCGAAGCCAAGGAAAATGTAAAGATTGAAGACGCCACCCAGACTTTTGCCACGGTCACACTACAGAATTATTTCAGGATGTACCGCAAACTTTCCGGGATGACCGGTACTGCGGTTACCGAAGCCGGTGAATTCTGGGAAATATATAAACTCGACGTAGTAGAAATCCCGACCAACAAACCCATTGCCCGCCACGACAGGCAGGACCTCATTTACAAGACCAAACGGGAAAAATACAACGCAGTGATCGAAGAAGTCACCCAGCTTTCCGGGGCAGGAAGGCCGGTGCTTATCGGTACCACTTCAGTAGAGATCTCCGAATTGCTCAGCAAGATGCTGACACTCCGGAAGGTCCCCCACAATGTTCTCAACGCCAAAATGCACAAAAAGGAAGCAGACATTGTAGCCGAAGCCGGTAAATCCGGAGTAGTGACCATAGCCACCAACATGGCAGGCCGTGGTACGGACATTAAACTGACCGAAGAAGTGAAAAAAGCGGGAGGACTGGCCATTATAGGTACAGAACGCCACGACTCCAGAAGAGTGGACAGACAGCTCAGGGGGCGTTCCGGACGTCAGGGAGATCCCGGAAGTACCCAGTTCTATGTTTCACTCGAAGATAACCTGATGCGCCTCTTCGGATCGGAACGCGTAGCCAAGATGATGGACAGAATGGGCCTCAAGGAAGGTGAGGTCATCCAGCATTCCATGATGACCAAGTCCATTGAACGCGCCCAGAAAAAAGTGGAAGAAAACAACTTTGGCATTCGTAAACGTCTCCTGGAATATGACGATGTGATGAATGCACAACGGGAGGTCGTGTACAAAAGACGGAGACACGCCCTGCAGGGCCAGCGGCTCAAAGTGGATATCGCCAATATGATCTTCGATATTTCAGAAGCCATCTCCGAAACCAATAAGGCAGCCAGCGATTACAAGAATTTTGAATACGAACTCATTAAATTCTTTTCACTGGTCTCTCCGGTTTCCGAAGAGGAATTCAACAAGATGTCCTTCCAGGAAATTGCCGGAAAAATATACAAAGCTGCCTATCAGCATTACAGCGAGAAAATAGAACGCAATGCAGCGACCGCTTTCCCGGTGATCAAGAATGTATATGAAAACCAGAGCGACAAGTTCGAACGTATTGTAGTGCCTTTTACCGATGGTACCAAAACACTGAACGTAGTTACCAACCTCAAAGATGCCTACGAAAGTAACGGTAAAAAGCTTATTGCCGATTTCGAAAAGAACATCACCCTGGCCATTATAGACGATGCCTGGAAAACTCACCTCCGCAAAATGGACGAGTTGAAGCAATCGGTACAGCTTGCCGTACACGAACAAAAAGATCCGCTGCTGATATACAAATTCGAAGCCTTTGAACTCTTTAAAGGCATGATGGACAGCGTAAACAAGGAGGTTATCACCTTCCTGTTCAAGGGAGAACTCCCCACACAGGACACCTCCAGCATACAGGAAGCCAGGGAAACCAGGAAAAGGGAAAACTACGAGACTTCCAAAGAAGAAGTGCTGAACAGCGATGAAATGGCCGCCAGGAACAGGCAGGCCGGACAGGCACAATCCCAAAGGCCCCAGGTCACCGAAACCATTGTCAGGGACAAGCCCAAAATAGGCCGGAACGACCGGGTGACCATAAAAAACGTAATGAGCGGTGAAAGCCAGACCATGAAATACAAACAGGCCGAACCCCTGATCAAAAAAGGGGAATGGGTACTGACAGGGGAAGAATAA
- a CDS encoding dihydroorotase — protein sequence MNILLKSAKVIRPQSEYHNKSLDILISNGTISEIAESITPPEETEIVQRRNLHVSPGWLDSSVSFGEPGYEDRETIDNGLKTAAASGFTAVIVNPNTFPVADTNADIAFLKASAQNRTTNLYPMGALTAKSESIDLAELFDMKSAGAVAFGDYKKPVSNPNLLKIALQYARNFDGLVLSFPQENKIAGKGVMNEGSTSTRLGLKGIPALAEELHIARDLFILEYTGGKLHIPTISTAKSVQLIREAKEKGLDITCSVSIPHLLFTDEVLQQFNTNYKLLPPLRSKEDTKALIQGLREDIIDFVTSDHDPIDIEHKNVEFDRAMYGSTGLESAFGALRTIMDTESAVSLLCKGRSRFGIAENDIRVGQKADLSLFDPEEEYTFGEANILSSSKNSVFIGQKLKGRVYGIISNGKSVIPR from the coding sequence ATGAACATTCTTTTAAAATCTGCCAAGGTTATCCGTCCGCAGAGCGAATACCACAACAAATCGCTCGACATTCTCATCTCAAACGGCACTATTTCCGAAATCGCAGAAAGTATTACTCCCCCGGAGGAAACGGAGATCGTGCAACGCAGGAACCTGCACGTATCCCCGGGATGGCTGGACAGCAGTGTAAGTTTCGGCGAACCCGGGTATGAAGACCGGGAAACCATAGATAACGGTCTGAAGACCGCAGCCGCAAGCGGATTTACAGCAGTTATTGTAAACCCCAACACCTTTCCGGTGGCAGACACGAATGCCGATATCGCGTTCCTGAAGGCCAGTGCACAAAACCGTACAACCAATCTCTATCCCATGGGTGCACTGACCGCAAAAAGCGAAAGCATAGACCTGGCGGAACTGTTCGACATGAAAAGTGCAGGGGCCGTTGCCTTCGGCGATTACAAAAAGCCCGTAAGCAACCCCAACCTCCTGAAGATCGCCCTGCAATACGCCCGTAATTTCGACGGACTGGTACTGTCCTTTCCGCAGGAAAACAAAATTGCGGGAAAAGGAGTTATGAACGAAGGGAGTACATCCACCAGGCTCGGTTTAAAGGGAATTCCCGCCCTGGCCGAAGAACTGCACATAGCCAGAGACCTCTTTATTCTCGAATATACAGGGGGAAAACTGCATATCCCCACCATTTCAACGGCAAAATCCGTACAGCTTATCCGTGAGGCCAAAGAAAAAGGCCTTGACATAACTTGCAGCGTATCTATCCCCCACCTGCTTTTCACGGATGAAGTCTTACAGCAGTTCAACACCAATTACAAACTGCTGCCTCCGTTACGCAGTAAAGAAGATACAAAAGCCTTGATACAGGGTCTACGGGAAGACATTATAGATTTTGTGACCTCAGACCACGACCCTATAGACATAGAACACAAGAATGTGGAATTTGACCGTGCCATGTACGGCAGCACCGGCCTGGAAAGTGCTTTCGGGGCGCTCCGCACGATCATGGATACCGAAAGTGCAGTTTCCCTCCTTTGCAAGGGGCGATCGCGCTTCGGGATCGCGGAAAACGATATACGGGTAGGCCAAAAAGCCGACCTTTCCCTTTTCGACCCGGAAGAAGAATACACCTTCGGAGAGGCCAATATCCTGTCTTCTTCCAAAAACAGCGTTTTTATAGGCCAGAAATTAAAGGGGCGGGTATACGGGATCATTTCAAACGGAAAATCCGTAATACCTCGCTAA
- a CDS encoding DUF2795 domain-containing protein, with product MYWTLELASYLSDAPWPATKDELIDYAIRTGAPLEVVENLQAMEDEGEIYESIEEIWPDYPTEEDYLWNEDEY from the coding sequence ATGTATTGGACATTAGAACTGGCATCCTATCTGAGTGATGCACCTTGGCCGGCTACAAAAGACGAATTGATCGACTATGCTATTAGAACCGGGGCTCCGCTGGAAGTAGTGGAAAACCTGCAAGCCATGGAGGACGAAGGGGAGATATATGAATCTATTGAAGAGATATGGCCGGACTATCCCACAGAGGAAGATTACCTCTGGAATGAAGATGAATACTAA
- a CDS encoding DUF4199 domain-containing protein yields the protein MKSRSIEIKWGILFGIIGLIWMLLEKSMGLHDENIEKHAIYTNFFGILAIITYVVALLDKRKNHYNGFMSWKQGFVSGLIISIIVAVLTPITQYIVHTFISPDFFTNMQSHAVDTGKMTKEAAEKYFSLGSYILQSAVFALVAGAITAAIVALFVRKKPKNRSEPEA from the coding sequence ATGAAAAGCAGAAGCATCGAAATCAAATGGGGTATCCTGTTTGGTATCATAGGGCTGATATGGATGTTGTTGGAAAAATCCATGGGGCTGCACGACGAAAACATTGAAAAACACGCCATATATACCAATTTTTTCGGTATTCTGGCAATAATCACCTATGTAGTGGCCCTCCTGGACAAGCGAAAAAATCATTACAACGGTTTTATGAGCTGGAAACAGGGGTTTGTATCCGGTCTTATCATTTCTATCATAGTGGCCGTATTAACCCCCATAACACAGTATATCGTCCACACCTTCATTTCCCCGGACTTTTTCACCAACATGCAAAGCCATGCCGTTGACACAGGTAAAATGACAAAAGAAGCTGCCGAAAAGTACTTTTCCCTGGGTTCCTATATATTGCAATCGGCCGTATTTGCTCTTGTGGCCGGGGCAATCACCGCTGCTATCGTAGCTCTTTTTGTCCGGAAAAAACCAAAAAACAGGTCGGAACCGGAAGCATAA
- a CDS encoding DUF6249 domain-containing protein, with the protein MIRLEPVLILLVIFGTLFGIFYLFYSTRNKERMALIEKGAEADIFFSKKQKTAPVWKILILNLSLLLMGIGLGLLIGHLIYSQLGLEEEIAYSSCILITAGLGLFIGFHLSKKLD; encoded by the coding sequence ATGATCAGATTGGAACCTGTACTGATACTCCTGGTAATATTCGGTACGCTTTTCGGAATTTTTTACCTGTTTTACTCCACCCGTAACAAGGAGCGCATGGCCCTCATCGAAAAAGGTGCGGAAGCGGACATCTTTTTCAGTAAAAAACAAAAGACCGCCCCGGTATGGAAAATCCTTATCCTCAACCTTTCCCTATTATTGATGGGGATCGGGTTGGGGCTCCTTATCGGGCACCTTATCTATTCGCAACTCGGCCTCGAAGAAGAGATCGCCTACTCATCGTGTATCCTCATTACCGCCGGACTGGGGTTATTCATCGGGTTCCATTTATCCAAAAAGCTGGATTAG